A genomic segment from Labrus bergylta chromosome 3, fLabBer1.1, whole genome shotgun sequence encodes:
- the cog4 gene encoding conserved oligomeric Golgi complex subunit 4 produces MADSGPVVAKRCDSGSVASVSMETISSLTELEDLEKVYEQLCAEEKEVEVELDRLMGREGSIHTKMLALQRMGPNLQLIGGDASQLSGMITFTCSLAENVSRKVRQLDLAKTRLYKVIQRADDILDLKFCTDGVQTALRNEDYEQAAAHIHRYLSLDQSVIELSRQGEESSAVDASLIMLQEAEQKLKVIVAEKLDEAVAAVDIAQVERFFKIFPLLGLHKQGLARFGQYLCSQLASKAEENLHLATGGDLGEKRALLVFADTLTFLLEGIARVVETHQPIVETYYGPGHLYTLITHLQQECDQQVQKIVDKFIQQREYHKKFQIVQSSMMKSIPGDRIEPRELDPVLTEVTLMNARAELYLRFLRRRMLADFEVGDAQSVTQEHQQNVEKLLKHCLLSRTMQELIGYYIPMEEYYMRESVNKAVTMDTYEKGQLTSSMVDDCFYIVKKCISRALSSSSIDCLCAMINHANSVLESDFREVLYNKLRQGFPATTLQDIQRGVSSAVSLMQSSLQQGKFNTMGIESAEHAKAAFLVTLNNVEVCSENITTLKRNLENDCSKLFNQGAGSGDQAKIESCLSDLVNTSAKFKDLLQEGLTELNTTAIKPQVKPWISSFLSISHNIEEEEFNDYEANDPWVQQLIINLEQLMAEFKTALSSVIYDTLTSLMTSLISIEMEKTVLKCSFSRLGGLQFDKELRSLVAYLTTVTTWTIRDKFARLTQMANILNLERVTEILDYWGPNSGPMTWRLTPAEVRQVLALRIDFRSEDIKRLRL; encoded by the exons ATGGCTGACAGCGGACCCGTGGTAGCGAAAAGATGCGACTCTGGCTCAGTGGCTTCAGTGAGTATGGAGACCATCTCAAGCCTAACGGAGCTGGAGGACCTGGAGAAAGTGTACGAGCAGCTCTGCGCAGAGGAG AAAGAAGTGGAAGTTGAGCTGGACAGACTGATGGGGCGGGAGGGGTCTATCCACACAAAGATGCTGGCGCTGCAGAGGATGGG GCCAAACTTGCAGCTGATCGGAGGAGATGCCAGTCAGCTGTCAGGAATGATCACATTTACCTGCAGCTTGGCTGAAAACGTTAGCCGCAAAGTCAGACAGCTAGACCTGGCAAAG acacGGCTGTATAAAGTCATCCAGCGTGCTGATGACATCCTGGATCTGAAGTTTTGCACAGATGGTGTTCAGACAGCTCTACGTAACGAAGATTATGAACAGGCAGCTGCTCACATCCATCGATACCTCTCTCTGGACCAGTCAGTCATTGAGCTGAGCAGGCAGGGAGAAGAAA GTAGTGCAGTGGATGCCAGTCTGATAATGCTGCAGGAGGCGGAGCAGAAGCTGAAGGTCATCGTGGCTGAGAAGCTGGATGAAGCTGTCGCAGCGGTTGACATAGCACAAGTTGAACGATTCTTCAAGATCTTTCCTCTGTTGGGCCTCCACAAGCAGGGCCTGGCCCGCTTTGGACAATATCTCTGCAGTCAG CTTGCATCAAAGGCAGAGGAGAACCTGCACCTGGCTACAGGAGGAGATCTGGGCGAGAAGCGAGCACTGCTGGTATTTGCAGACACTCTGACGTTTCTGCTGGAAG GCATCGCTCGTGTGGTCGAGACTCATCAGCCGATCGTAGAGACATATTACGGTCCGGGCCATCTGTACACACTCATCACTCATCTGCAGCAGGAATGTGACCAACAAGTCCAGAAAATAGTCGACAAGTTCATCCAGCAGAGAGAATACCATAAAAAA TTTCAAATTGTCCAGAGCAGCATGATGAAGAGCATCCCCGGTGACAGGATCGAGCCCAG GGAGCTGGACCCTGTCCTGACAGAAGTGACCCTGATGAATGCCCGGGCAGAGCTTTACCTGCGCTTTCTACGACGCCGCATGCTGGCCGACTTTGAAGTTGGGGATGCTCAGAGCGTCACACAGG AACATCAGCAGAACGTGGAGAAGCTACTGAAACACTGTTTACTGAGCAGGACAATGCAAGAACTGATCGGCTACTACATCCCGATGGAGGAGTATTACATGAGAGAGTCCGTCAACAAG GCTGTTACTATGGATACATATGAAAAGGGTCAGCTGACCTCCAGCATGGTGGACGACTGCTTCTACATAGTGAAGAAGTGCATCAGTAGGGCATTATCCAGCTCCAGCATCGACTGCCTCTGTGCCATGATCAACCACGCTAACTCTGTGCTAGAGTCTGACTTCAG gGAGGTGTTGTATAATAAGCTGCGACAGGGCTTCCCCGCTACAACACTTCAGGACATCCAGCGCGGTGTGAGCAGTGCCGTCAGTCTGATGCAGAGCAGCTTACAGCAGGGCAAGTTCAACACAATGGGCATCGAGAGCGCTGAACACGCCAAAGCTGCTTTTCTG GTGACACTTAATAATGTGGAGGTGTGCAGTGAGAATATCACAACTTTAAAGAGGAACCTTGAG AACGACTGCTCCAAGTTGTTCAATCAGGGCGCCGGCTCTGGTGACCAAGCCAAGATTGAAAGctgtctgtctgacctcgtCAACACATCCGCAAAGTTCAAGGATCTCTTACAG GAGGGCTTGACTGAGTTAAACACAACAGCCATAAAGCCTCAAGTGAAGCCATGGAtcagcagcttcctgtccaTCTCACACAACATAGAGGAG GAGGAGTTTAATGACTATGAAGCTAATGATCCCTGGGTGCAGCAGCTCATCATAAACCTGGAGCAGCTCATGGCAGAGTTCAAG ACGGCTCTCTCTTCAGTTATCTATGACACTCTGACCAGCCTGATGACCAGCTTGATATCTATTGAAATGGAAAAGACTGTCCTGAAGTGCTCATTCAGCAGG CTCGGAGGTCTGCAGTTTGATAAAGAGCTTCGTTCTCTGGTGGCGTACCTCACCACTGTGACCACCTGGACTATTAGGGACAAGTTTGCTCGTCTCACACAAATGGCCAACATCCTCAACCTGGAGCGG GTAACTGAGATCTTGGACTACTGGGGTCCAAACTCAGGCCCCATGACATGGCGGCTGACCCCAGCAGAGGTTCGTCAGGTTCTTGCTCTGCGTATTGACTTCAGAAGTGAGGATATCAAAAGGCTGAGACTGTAA
- the tradd gene encoding tumor necrosis factor receptor type 1-associated DEATH domain protein, translating to MADRTVDGGPWTGCAVMFLQSLCPRVDLLSLFKDQKQGKFIVFKVIKLTLTDSAGGLGGYEILKVHDADPFLGVEVKFVDEAACQYFLESYSSGAVRQSLSQHACRLLALSQELTVETQLKASTHILDLYLDKLELCLKHIHLSQPERLRDEEIDHLEQQLQSQALGSAPQAVTITQEESAVPSNCFKFQNRVYEDRMLTAADVQSFSNGVGRQWKHVGRALGKSCRALKGPAIDNLAYEYEREGLYEQAYQLLSRFIEAEGRAAKLSRLVKALEDCKLTSLAENILDIQP from the exons ATGGCAGACAGGACTGTGGATGGTGGGCCATGGACAGGATGTGCAGTTATGTTTCTGCAGTCGCTCTGTCCTCGTGTTGACCTGCTTTCTCTCTTCAAAGACCAGAAACAGGGAAAGTTCATTGTCTTTAAAGTCATCAAGCTGACACTTACAG ATTCTGCAGGAGGATTGGGTGGTTATGAGATACTTAAGGTCCATGACGCTGATCCCTTCCTGGGGGTGGAGGTGAAGTTTGTGGATGAGGCAGCCTGTCAGTACTTCCTCGAGAGCTACAGCTCTGGAGCAGTGCGACAGTCCCTCTCCCAACATGCCTGCCGGCTTCTTGCTCTTTCACAAGAGCTCACTGTGGAAACCCAGCTCAAAGCCAGCACACACATCCTGGATCTGTATCTGGACAAACTGGAACTTTGTCTGAAGCACATCCACCTGTCACAG CCGGAGCGTCTGCGGGACGAGGAGATTGATCACCtagagcagcagctgcagagtcAAGCCCTCGGTTCAGCCCCTCAGGCTGTCACCATCACACAGGAAGAGTCGGCGGTCCCTAGCAACTGCTTTAAGTTTCAGAATAGAGTGTATG AGGACCGTatgctgacagcagcagatgttCAGAGCTTCTCTAACGGAGTGGGCCGTCAGTGGAAGCACGTAGGGAGAGCCCTGGGGAAGAGCTGCCGGGCTCTGAAAGGTCCGGCCATAGACAACCTGGCCTACGAGTACGAGAGAGAAGGGCTGTATGAGCAAGCCTATCAGCTGCTCAGCCGCTTCATTGAGGCAGAGGGGCGAGCAGCCAAGTTGAGCCGGTTGGTCAAAGCACTGGAGGACTGCAAACTCACCAGCCTGGCTGAGAATATTTTGGACATACAGCCTTGA
- the gnao1b gene encoding guanine nucleotide binding protein (G protein), alpha activating activity polypeptide O, b, translating to MGCTLSAEERAALDRSKAIEKNLKEDGVVAAKDVKLLLLGGGESGKSTIVKQMKIIHEDGFSGDDVKQYKPVVYSNTIQSLAAILRAMDSLGIEFGDKDRKADAKLVCDVVSRMEDTEPYSAELLTAMKRVWSDAGTQECFNRAREYQLNDSAQYYLDSLDRIGAAEYQPTEQDILRTRVKTTGIVETHFTFKNLHFRLFDVGGQRSERKKWIHCFEDVTAIIFCVALSGYDQVLHEDETTNRMHESLMLFDSICNNKFFIDTSIILFLNKKDLFAEKIKKSPLSICFPEYTGANTYDDATAYIQVQFESKNRSPNKEIYCHLTCATDTGNIQVVFDAVTDIIIANNLRGCGLY from the exons ATGGGATGTACACTGAGCGCCGAGGAGCGCGCGGCTCTGGACCGGAGCAAGGCCATCGAGAAAAACCTGAAAGAAGACGGTGTGGTCGCCGCCAAGGACgtcaagctgctgctgctcg gcggCGGAGAGTCCGGCAAAAGCACCATCGTCAAACAGATGAA GATTATCCATGAAGATGGCTTTTCTGGGGATGATGTGAAGCAGTATAAGCCTGTCGTCTACAGCAACACCATCCAGAGCTTGGCCGCCATCCTCCGAGCCATGGACTCACTGGGCATTGAGTTTGGAGACAAGGATAGAAAA GCGGATGCCAAGCTGGTTTGTGATGTGGTGAGTCGTATGGAGGACACAGAGCCGTACTCTGCTGAGCTTCTGACCGCCATGAAGCGTGTTTGGTCTGACGCCGGGACTCAAGAGTGCTTTAACCGTGCCCGAGAATACCAACTGAACGACTCGGCTCAATA CTACCTTGATAGTCTAGATCGTATCGGGGCTGCAGAGTACCAGCCCACAGAGCAGGATATCCTGAGAACCAGAGTGAAGACAACTGGTATCGTCGAAACCCACTTCACCTTCAAAAACCTCCATTTCAG GCTGTTTGACGTggggggtcaaaggtcagagaggaagaagtggATCCACTGCTTTGAAGATGTGACGGCCATTATCTTTTGTGTCGCTCTGAGCGGATATGACCAGGTGCTCCATGAAGATGAAACAACT AACCGCATGCATGAGTCACTCATGCTCTTTGACTCCATCTGTAACAACAAGTTCTTCATTGACACCTCAatcatcctcttcctcaacAAGAAAGATCTGTTTGCTGAAAAGATTAAGAAGTCCCCGCTGTCTATCTGTTTTCCAGAATACACAG GTGCTAACACTTACGATGATGCCACTGCTTATATTCAGGTTCAGTTTGAAAGTAAGAACCGCTCTCCCAATAAGGAGATCTACTGTCACCTGACCTGTGCCACAGACACAGGAAACATCCAGGTAGTGTTTGATGCTGTCACTGACATCATTATTGCAAACAACCTTAGAGGATGTGGCTTATACTGA